From the Amblyraja radiata isolate CabotCenter1 chromosome 12, sAmbRad1.1.pri, whole genome shotgun sequence genome, one window contains:
- the c1galt1c1 gene encoding C1GALT1-specific chaperone 1: MIKESIPFLKGILLGGVFCLFLTLINNTKIGGQMPYGYHQHHHIKAPNKDELNILSEAMRMELTQSIRVLCLIMVKPKEIGYWASVVETWSKHCDKAVFYSSETIKPFESVGLGTEDQWIKTRKAFKNVYENYKDDYGWFFLVQSSTFAIIENLKFFLLNKDPKEPFYIGHTVKSGDLDYVEMSSGVVLSAEALTRLNLVLDDPDKCPEKGNLLWKMSEEKELAVCLKYKGVFAENAEDNEGKELFNSKNIKTLIEESMSNHKNEVVEGCCSDVAITFHGGSPNHMHVMMYGVYRLRPYGHAFNDALIFNPPAGSIND, encoded by the coding sequence ATGATTAAAGAGAGCATTCCCTTCCTGAAGGGTATACTGCTGGGTGGAGTATTCTGCTTGTTCCTCACCCTGATTAACAACACTAAGATAGGCGGCCAAATGCCATACGGATATCACCAACACCACCACATCAAAGCCCCCAACAAGGACGAACTAAATATACTTTCAGAGGCAATGCGAATGGAGCTTACCCAGAGTATCCGAGTTCTGTGTTTAATCATGGTTAAACCGAAAGAAATTGGATATTGGGCCTCGGTGGTGGAAACCTGGAGCAAACATTGTGACAAAGCTGTTTTTTACAGTTCTGAAACCATAAAACCCTTTGAATCAGTTGGTCTTGGAACAGAAGACCAATGGATCAAGACCAGAAAAGCCTTCAAGAATGTTTATGAAAACTACAAGGATGACTATGGCTGGTTCTTTCTGGTACAGTCATCTACATTTGCAATTATTGAAAATCTTAAATTctttttgttaaataaagatccaAAAGAACCTTTTTATATTGGTCACACAGTCAAGTCGGGTGATTTGGACTATGTTGAGATGTCTTCAGGTGTGGTCCTCAGTGCAGAAGCATTAACGAGGCTGAATTTGGTTCTGGATGATCCTGATAAATGTCCGGAAAAGGGGAATTTACTGTGGAAGATGTCTGAAGAAAAGGAACTTGCAGTATGTTTGAAATACAAAGGAGTATTTGCTGAAAATGCAGAAGACAATGAAGGAAAAGAACTGTTCAACTCAAAAAATATAAAAACCCTAATTGAGGAGTCAATGTCTAATCATAAAAATGAAGTTGTGGAAGGATGTTGCTCTGATGTGGCCATTACTTTTCATGGAGGTTCTCCCAACCATATGCATGTTATGATGTATGGTGTTTACAGACTGCGACCATATGGCCATGCCTTTAATGATGCATTAATTTTCAATCCACCTGCTGGTTCAATTAACGATTAA